The DNA sequence TTTTATAGGGAAATGACGAAGATGATTCTGAACTTGAAACAAAAAATTGGGGAAGAATATTTTTTGAAAATAGCACAGTTTCAGAAAAAACAGGTAAATTAATTCTGGGTGGAAGAACTGCTTTCAAAAAAACGAATGTCCATAAATAAAATAGAAAAAGAGGAGAACTTTTCCTGAATAAAAATGCGACAAAATAGATAATTCCAAAAAATATCAGGAGTTGGAGCGAATTATTCAGGAAGAAATCAAACCAGAGATTTGAAATTGTATCAATCATTTTCGTTCTCCTTTTCTGCGATCATTTTTTTGATCATCTCGATATCTTCTTTATCAAGTTTGTGCGCATCAAAAAGATATGCTGCCAAATTGGAATACGAACCTGCGAAAACATTTTGTGTAAATTTGGAAATTTCTTTATTTATGAGATTTTTTTCTCTGACGATCGCTTTATAAAAATTCACCAATCCGATCTTTTCTTTGGTTAGAAATCCTTTCTCGACCATTCGTTCCATATAAGTCTGGATCGTTGTATAG is a window from the Candidatus Cloacimonadota bacterium genome containing:
- a CDS encoding BlaI/MecI/CopY family transcriptional regulator, with the protein product MKKLNISNLEWEILRITWQKGKITVKEISKALSKPNKRAYTTIQTYMERMVEKGFLTKEKIGLVNFYKAIVREKNLINKEISKFTQNVFAGSYSNLAAYLFDAHKLDKEDIEMIKKMIAEKENEND